The Antarcticibacterium sp. 1MA-6-2 genome has a window encoding:
- a CDS encoding glycosyl hydrolase family 95 catalytic domain-containing protein — MGIPLGFFPAGAAWYSRHVWEHYEFSGDRNYLKEKGYPIMKEAAQFWLDYLTEDEDGFLVSSPSYSPEHGGISTGAYMDIEIAWDIFTNCIKACEDLGLDNGFKEKLISAKSKLLPLKIGKWGQLQEWKEDVDDPTNKHRHVSHLYALYPGTQVNTVRTPDLVNAARVSLNARGDDGTGWSIGWKINFWARLLDGDRSYKLLNRAMQLTQTGDVNMMNGGGVYNNLFSTHPPFQLDGNMGATAGMAEMLLQSHSGEIHILPALPKAWSTGKIGGLKARSGIEVDMAWSHGKLDKLTLKSDHNQTVKIRLHKKVVRFELRAGKVLNLDGRLSKY; from the coding sequence ATGGGGATTCCCCTGGGGTTTTTTCCAGCTGGTGCAGCTTGGTATAGTAGACATGTCTGGGAACATTACGAGTTTTCGGGCGACCGTAATTATCTAAAAGAAAAGGGCTATCCTATAATGAAGGAGGCTGCCCAATTTTGGTTGGATTACCTTACGGAAGATGAAGACGGGTTTTTGGTTTCCTCTCCTTCCTATTCTCCTGAACATGGTGGGATTTCTACTGGAGCCTATATGGACATCGAGATTGCATGGGATATTTTTACGAACTGTATTAAGGCTTGCGAAGACCTAGGATTAGACAATGGGTTTAAAGAAAAGTTGATTTCTGCGAAATCAAAGTTATTACCATTGAAAATCGGGAAATGGGGACAATTGCAGGAATGGAAAGAAGACGTTGATGACCCTACAAATAAACATCGTCACGTATCCCATCTATACGCTCTATATCCGGGAACGCAAGTGAATACAGTTAGAACACCAGATTTGGTAAATGCTGCCAGAGTATCCCTGAACGCCAGGGGGGATGATGGTACCGGATGGTCTATTGGCTGGAAGATAAATTTTTGGGCACGTTTGTTGGATGGGGACCGTTCCTATAAGCTGTTAAATAGAGCCATGCAGCTAACCCAGACAGGTGATGTAAATATGATGAATGGCGGAGGTGTATATAATAATCTATTTTCTACGCACCCTCCTTTTCAGTTAGATGGGAATATGGGGGCTACGGCAGGAATGGCCGAAATGCTTTTGCAATCACATTCAGGAGAAATACACATATTACCAGCACTCCCCAAAGCATGGTCTACGGGAAAGATTGGTGGACTAAAGGCGCGTAGTGGAATAGAAGTAGATATGGCATGGTCACATGGAAAGTTAGACAAGCTTACGTTGAAATCTGACCATAATCAAACTGTAAAAATTCGCTTACATAAAAAGGTGGTTCGTTTTGAATTGAGGGCTGGAAAAGTTCTGAACCTTGATGGTCGTCTGAGTAAGTATTAA
- a CDS encoding glycosyl hydrolase family 95 catalytic domain-containing protein, producing the protein MLNTVFSYGQELKDHKLWYEQPTHSWMKEALPIGNGYLGAMFFGGIEEEHIQFNEGTLWTGGKGEWNEYNGGNREGAHKHLPEVRRLLDSGKYEEAHQLANRELTGVIKADKGNSVWEGYGAYQPFGDLFVRPQSSGSPSNYSRELNISKGIATVKYITEGVSHKREYFANYPSRTLVFRFQNDNPQGVDYVLRQTTEHKNVDISYKDGQLVMSGYLENNGMGFESRVVVESDGKILPFIDGKVTVKSANNLTLYLTASTDYKNEYPHYSGRKYKELNKKTIETVLSKGYDALLSEHLTDYSNLFSRVDFTLDGVDKDNLPTDERLRLYASGGEDPSLETLYFQYGRYLLISSSRPGTMPANLQGKWNNMTNPPWASDYHANINIQMIYWPAEITNLPECHEPLIEYIDKLRPPGRKSARDFFNAEGWIVNTMNNPFGYTAPGWGFPWGFFQLVQLGIVDMSGNITSFRATVII; encoded by the coding sequence ATGCTAAATACCGTATTTTCATATGGGCAGGAATTGAAAGATCATAAATTGTGGTATGAACAACCTACCCATTCCTGGATGAAGGAGGCCCTGCCGATTGGTAATGGATATTTGGGTGCTATGTTTTTTGGAGGAATTGAAGAGGAGCATATACAGTTTAATGAAGGGACCCTATGGACTGGAGGAAAGGGGGAGTGGAATGAATACAATGGCGGAAATAGGGAAGGCGCCCACAAACATTTGCCCGAGGTTAGAAGATTGCTTGATTCTGGTAAATATGAAGAAGCACATCAGCTCGCGAACAGGGAACTAACGGGTGTGATCAAGGCCGACAAGGGCAATAGTGTATGGGAAGGATATGGGGCTTATCAGCCTTTCGGAGATTTGTTTGTAAGACCTCAATCATCAGGATCCCCCAGCAACTATAGTAGGGAACTTAATATTTCAAAAGGGATCGCTACCGTTAAATATATAACTGAAGGTGTCAGTCATAAACGGGAATACTTTGCTAATTACCCCAGTAGAACTTTAGTTTTCCGTTTTCAAAATGATAATCCCCAAGGGGTTGACTACGTCCTTAGACAAACAACCGAACATAAAAATGTGGACATTTCGTATAAAGACGGACAGCTTGTAATGTCTGGGTATCTTGAAAACAATGGGATGGGATTTGAAAGTAGGGTAGTGGTAGAATCTGACGGTAAAATCCTTCCATTTATAGATGGGAAAGTGACTGTGAAATCGGCAAATAACCTCACATTGTACCTGACCGCTTCTACCGATTATAAAAATGAGTATCCACATTATTCAGGTAGAAAGTATAAGGAGTTGAACAAAAAAACAATTGAGACAGTTTTAAGTAAGGGGTACGATGCCCTTTTGTCGGAGCATTTAACGGATTATTCCAATTTATTCTCGCGTGTAGATTTCACTTTGGATGGTGTGGATAAAGATAATCTACCCACAGATGAAAGGTTAAGGTTGTACGCGAGTGGTGGTGAGGATCCCTCGTTAGAGACGTTGTACTTTCAATACGGGAGATACCTGCTAATCAGCAGTTCTCGTCCCGGGACCATGCCTGCCAATTTACAAGGGAAGTGGAACAATATGACAAATCCCCCTTGGGCCAGTGATTACCATGCCAATATCAATATCCAAATGATCTATTGGCCTGCGGAAATTACCAATTTACCGGAATGTCATGAACCACTTATAGAGTACATAGATAAACTAAGGCCTCCTGGCCGTAAATCAGCAAGAGATTTTTTTAATGCCGAAGGATGGATTGTCAACACAATGAACAATCCATTTGGATATACCGCTCCAGGATGGGGATTCCCCTGGGGTTTTTTCCAGCTGGTGCAGCTTGGTATAGTAGACATGTCTGGGAACATTACGAGTTTTCGGGCGACCGTAATTATCTAA
- a CDS encoding glycoside hydrolase family 95-like protein, whose protein sequence is MLIQSHTGTINIFPAIPEDWQNVAFDQLRAEGAFLVSAEMKTGEVQKVEINSLKGGILKVHNPFSGNFESSVKYQRKENILIFDTNVDDIIILIRK, encoded by the coding sequence ATGCTAATCCAAAGTCATACTGGCACAATTAATATTTTCCCGGCTATTCCAGAAGATTGGCAAAATGTAGCTTTTGACCAATTAAGAGCAGAAGGGGCTTTTTTGGTTTCAGCGGAAATGAAAACGGGTGAGGTTCAAAAGGTAGAGATCAATTCCCTAAAAGGTGGCATTCTAAAAGTTCATAATCCATTTTCTGGTAATTTTGAAAGTTCGGTCAAATATCAACGAAAAGAAAATATTTTAATTTTCGATACGAACGTTGACGACATTATAATTTTAATAAGAAAATAA
- a CDS encoding glycoside hydrolase family 95 protein encodes MALFASCSEEHARTAKADRLPDYELEFDGLATTWDEGIPLGNATLGALVWQKDGKLRFSLDRSDLWDLRPMENLNFQDFDFRWVHDQWKNNTYKNVQDKYDAPYDNSPAPSKIPGGALEFDISGLGEIKNVKLNLASATCIVEWKNGTILKTFVHATEPIGWYQFENLKTPIRPTIVPPPYFDAKESTVVDPVSGQDLRRLGYKEGTVSHMDNSITYNQTGWDEFSFQVYTKWEDRSDALLGSWSISSQKTKEEIVTTATEIVETSFSKGIGKPIEDHTIWWYGFWNQSSISIPDTILQNQWYMEMYKLGSAARQGAAPISLQSVWTADNGKLPPWKGDFHHDLNTQLSYWPTYSGNHLDLEQGFIDWLIQNKPTFKKYTKQFYGTNGLNVPGVTTLTGEPMGGWIQYSFGPTVGAWLGQHFYWHWRYSMDRDFLKEQAYPWIKDVAIHFNELSVLGDDGKRKLPLSSSPEIHNNSREAWFGEMTNFDLSLVRWTYLHAAELAMELGLMEEARKWKNELKAWPEYAVDDSGLMFSPNLAYQESHRHFSHLMASHPLGLIDPSNGERDMEIIRKTIENLEAIGSSQWTGYSFSWLGNIKARALDGDGAAKALKDFATSFVLPNSFHANGDQSGTGKSNFTYRPFTLEGNFAFAAGDT; translated from the coding sequence TTGGCCTTATTTGCTTCATGTTCCGAAGAACATGCAAGAACTGCTAAGGCGGACAGACTTCCCGATTACGAGCTGGAGTTTGATGGACTGGCAACAACCTGGGATGAGGGAATACCCTTGGGAAATGCAACCTTGGGGGCATTGGTATGGCAAAAAGATGGAAAACTTAGATTTTCGCTGGATCGTTCTGATCTCTGGGATCTTCGTCCCATGGAAAATTTGAATTTTCAGGATTTCGACTTTAGGTGGGTGCATGACCAATGGAAGAACAATACTTATAAAAATGTTCAGGATAAATATGATGCCCCCTATGATAACTCACCTGCACCATCCAAGATACCAGGTGGGGCACTAGAGTTTGATATCAGCGGGCTTGGGGAAATTAAGAACGTTAAGCTTAACTTGGCATCTGCTACGTGTATTGTTGAATGGAAAAATGGAACAATTTTAAAAACTTTTGTGCATGCCACAGAACCCATTGGTTGGTATCAATTTGAAAATTTGAAAACACCTATTCGCCCAACTATTGTACCTCCACCGTATTTCGATGCTAAGGAATCCACAGTGGTAGATCCCGTAAGTGGACAAGATCTTAGGAGATTGGGATATAAGGAAGGAACAGTCTCACACATGGACAATTCCATTACTTATAACCAAACAGGATGGGATGAGTTTAGTTTTCAAGTGTATACTAAATGGGAGGACAGATCGGACGCTCTTTTAGGAAGTTGGAGTATTAGTTCCCAAAAAACAAAAGAGGAAATTGTAACCACCGCAACGGAGATAGTAGAGACTTCCTTTTCCAAGGGTATTGGGAAACCTATTGAAGACCATACAATATGGTGGTATGGGTTTTGGAACCAATCAAGTATTTCAATTCCCGATACCATACTACAGAACCAATGGTATATGGAAATGTACAAATTGGGGTCTGCAGCACGTCAAGGCGCTGCGCCAATTTCTTTGCAAAGCGTTTGGACCGCCGATAATGGCAAACTTCCGCCCTGGAAAGGTGATTTTCATCACGATTTAAATACACAGCTTAGTTATTGGCCCACTTATTCAGGAAATCATTTGGATTTGGAACAAGGCTTTATAGATTGGCTAATTCAGAATAAACCTACATTTAAGAAATATACAAAGCAATTCTATGGTACAAACGGTCTCAATGTGCCTGGGGTTACCACATTGACCGGGGAACCCATGGGAGGTTGGATACAGTATTCTTTTGGTCCTACCGTAGGCGCATGGCTGGGGCAACATTTCTATTGGCATTGGCGCTATAGCATGGATCGTGATTTCCTAAAAGAGCAAGCGTATCCTTGGATCAAGGACGTGGCCATTCATTTCAATGAACTGTCCGTTTTGGGCGATGATGGCAAAAGAAAACTCCCTTTGAGCTCCAGCCCAGAAATCCATAACAATTCGCGTGAAGCCTGGTTTGGAGAAATGACCAATTTTGATCTGTCACTTGTCAGATGGACATATTTGCACGCGGCTGAACTTGCAATGGAGCTAGGTCTAATGGAAGAAGCCCGTAAATGGAAGAATGAATTGAAAGCATGGCCGGAGTATGCGGTGGATGATAGTGGACTTATGTTCTCGCCTAATTTAGCCTATCAGGAATCTCACCGTCACTTTTCTCATTTAATGGCCAGTCACCCACTAGGATTGATAGACCCCTCCAACGGGGAAAGGGATATGGAAATAATTCGAAAAACTATTGAGAATTTAGAAGCTATAGGCAGTAGTCAATGGACAGGGTACTCTTTTAGTTGGTTGGGGAATATTAAGGCGAGGGCTCTGGACGGAGATGGAGCGGCTAAAGCGCTAAAGGATTTTGCAACCTCATTTGTACTACCAAACAGTTTCCATGCAAACGGAGACCAATCGGGTACTGGAAAATCTAACTTTACATATAGGCCTTTTACTTTAGAAGGGAATTTTGCTTTCGCAGCTGGTGATACATGA
- a CDS encoding glycoside hydrolase domain-containing protein: protein MKCLLKIGLWKYQVSLLDIWEICYMLSGNPWRGMVYGMTVRYPWFTEGVTSDPRDIWKVWDDFGIAESKMIGYWERNPVVFCSREDVMATAYVKEGKVLLSVASWASETVNVNLDLDWEAVGLDKGKVRFIAPKIEDFQPERTFSINEEIPIEPTKGWLLIVE from the coding sequence ATGAAATGCCTCCTGAAAATTGGCTTGTGGAAGTATCAGGTATCCCTTTTGGACATATGGGAGATATGCTACATGCTTAGTGGCAACCCATGGCGGGGTATGGTCTATGGCATGACGGTGCGATATCCGTGGTTTACAGAAGGGGTAACTAGTGATCCACGTGATATATGGAAGGTTTGGGATGATTTTGGAATAGCCGAATCAAAAATGATAGGCTATTGGGAAAGGAACCCTGTCGTATTCTGCAGCCGAGAAGATGTAATGGCAACGGCGTACGTTAAAGAAGGCAAGGTGTTGCTTTCAGTAGCGAGTTGGGCAAGTGAAACCGTAAATGTGAATTTAGATTTGGACTGGGAAGCTGTTGGGTTAGATAAAGGTAAAGTTCGATTTATCGCTCCCAAAATTGAAGATTTCCAACCCGAAAGAACATTTTCCATAAATGAAGAAATTCCTATCGAGCCAACCAAAGGCTGGCTATTAATTGTTGAATAA
- a CDS encoding RagB/SusD family nutrient uptake outer membrane protein: protein MKKYIGKIYILIFTFGLFQSCSEEKITKFPVTALSEDAFWTSEDEVRQAANALYGSLPNVGQIEWDALTEIMFSQNGPSVEISTGGINPGSSLVNNLWTGQYATIRDVNWFMENVEKAGLSEADLAHYMGQVRFFRAWAHYKLLYQFGSIPLVDRVLGVNEGQVEPSSRATVLNFVLSELDIAIDELSSSEYSPEYGRITKWAVMALKSRILLYEGTLASDNSMLVESAELAQQIINGPFSLHDNYTELFRPEGERSSEIILARVNADLPNGYHSLGQWLGPISFHASWSIYTPTMALVERYPDINGEDISISALYDSEKPFEHRDPRLRQTIFNWMEEVEYEGAMFENNGTWLNFRKWIDPAETAEQRSHNDFIVFRLGEVYLNYVEAMNEINGPSQDLLDLINKLRARGGKGAASDGSDIIVPPIALADLTKDSFREIIRRERIIELAAEGMLYYDYHRWNLLDETMNQPAIGIVPLEDRTFTSPRDYTWPIPDFELINNSNLKQNPGY, encoded by the coding sequence ATGAAAAAATATATTGGAAAAATATATATACTGATTTTTACTTTTGGACTTTTCCAAAGCTGTTCAGAAGAGAAAATTACAAAGTTCCCGGTAACAGCACTATCCGAAGATGCTTTTTGGACGAGTGAAGATGAAGTTAGGCAGGCTGCCAATGCCCTTTACGGGTCTTTGCCGAACGTAGGACAGATAGAATGGGATGCCTTAACAGAGATTATGTTCAGCCAGAACGGACCGTCAGTGGAAATCTCTACGGGAGGCATTAATCCTGGTTCCAGTTTAGTGAATAACTTATGGACCGGACAGTATGCAACCATTAGGGATGTCAACTGGTTTATGGAAAATGTTGAAAAAGCTGGTTTGTCAGAGGCCGACCTGGCGCATTATATGGGGCAGGTTCGATTTTTTAGAGCCTGGGCACATTATAAATTATTGTACCAGTTTGGATCTATTCCACTAGTTGATAGAGTGTTGGGCGTTAACGAAGGACAGGTTGAGCCTAGTTCCAGAGCTACGGTATTGAATTTTGTATTATCTGAATTAGATATAGCAATTGATGAACTTTCTTCTTCAGAATACTCGCCGGAATATGGAAGAATTACTAAATGGGCCGTGATGGCATTAAAATCCCGGATACTCTTGTACGAAGGTACCTTAGCTTCTGATAATAGTATGCTTGTAGAAAGCGCAGAATTAGCTCAACAAATTATTAACGGACCATTTAGTTTACATGATAACTATACCGAGTTATTTAGACCAGAAGGCGAAAGAAGTTCAGAAATTATTCTTGCCAGGGTAAATGCCGACCTTCCTAATGGATATCATTCATTAGGCCAATGGTTGGGTCCAATCAGTTTCCATGCTTCTTGGTCTATATATACTCCTACAATGGCCTTGGTAGAGCGGTATCCCGATATTAATGGAGAGGATATTTCTATCAGTGCATTGTATGATTCCGAAAAGCCGTTCGAACATAGAGATCCTCGATTGCGCCAAACAATTTTTAATTGGATGGAGGAGGTGGAATATGAAGGGGCAATGTTTGAAAATAATGGGACATGGTTAAATTTTAGAAAATGGATCGACCCTGCTGAAACCGCAGAACAGAGAAGCCATAATGACTTTATAGTATTTAGATTGGGAGAGGTATACCTAAACTATGTTGAGGCTATGAACGAAATCAATGGCCCCTCCCAAGATTTGTTGGACCTTATAAACAAACTTAGGGCAAGAGGTGGTAAAGGAGCTGCTTCTGATGGATCTGATATTATAGTTCCCCCTATAGCTCTAGCAGACCTTACGAAAGATAGTTTTAGGGAAATTATTAGAAGAGAAAGAATAATTGAATTGGCAGCAGAAGGTATGCTTTATTACGACTATCATAGATGGAATCTACTGGATGAAACGATGAATCAGCCCGCAATAGGTATAGTGCCCTTGGAAGACCGGACATTTACTTCACCAAGGGATTATACGTGGCCAATTCCTGATTTTGAATTGATTAATAACTCTAATTTGAAACAGAACCCAGGCTATTGA
- a CDS encoding TonB-dependent receptor, translating into MKLTTLLLIISLFKIHANTYSQSKKITLNVEDATIKEVFYKIEDLSDFRFLYNQNKVDVNRKVSLKAYKKPISDILDSLFSETDIYFKVKKKQIILKEGKPKEKNNSTNNIIQETITVTGTVTEVETGMPVPAANILEKGTSNGVMTDFDGNYTIDVPKDAILQISYIGYGTKEVSINGRNEIDIVLEADAAALDEVVLVGYGTQKITSITSAVSSVDVEELGEVTSPNIVAALQGRTPGLYIKDAGYNQGMSVRVRGTTTIGNNSPLYIVDGVPQDLLSVDPNDIEAISVLKDGAASAIYGSRAAAGVIIVQTKSGKNRKVSFNFDSYVSFGNLTTEQKSINSIQSATIMNEASLNSGGQVLFSPEDFAKFESGTDPAYPNTDWKEEFLKTEVTNRYFLSARGGNERTSYYFSLGYRNADGIVKSGIDNKQYNIRSNLKTKLRDNIDLDVNLSYSVADNTAPNVNSGLDNIYQHVNSTAPFVPVRNTDGEFEFFNQAGAYARGFWNPLWELEAGTSNTKTKIFTANSNLTWELMKGLKVIGRYSLISRTSRAVSSIYKRSTTGGPSWFSDINSLGQTWRDNNQYNAQTFISYDKVFDKHSLGVLAGWDVQFNKDSFISASRRSFQFDNLLTEFDAPNSGDNDDITGLSSNTGENALQSGVGRISYDYDEKYFLELTGRYDGSSIFAPENRYGFFPSASAGWMISKEDFLSSNSIDQLKLRASYGTTGNNRVSGSYFSTIAFGTYYFGAGDIVEPTVSEGGVPFRDLKWETTKTINFGLDFTLYKGLLSGSVDYYIKDTEDILLPSPVPGTVGTGRSGPPINAGNVQNKGIELVINHTNSFPNGLRYGVSINTTFNNNEITELTDAFSEFDTNYRVGDALGSVYGYESGGILSSQAEVDAYKAEVTSGISPNTSMGDIRYIDQNKDGVLDFEDNVVIAETVPQVYYGVNLNAAYKNFDVQVFFQGTAKSQDYRSNDLFGNYAWIPEEATDAWSATNTDGTYPRLLLFGQQTYSQNFNTTSSFWAFNSSYLRLKNLQLGYTLPIKGEKYINKARLYFTGTNLWTVSDFRPGFDPESSGLGIPPLKTYSLGVNIKF; encoded by the coding sequence ATGAAACTAACTACACTTTTATTAATTATTTCATTATTTAAAATTCATGCGAATACTTATTCCCAGAGTAAAAAAATTACTTTAAATGTCGAAGACGCTACGATTAAAGAGGTTTTTTATAAAATCGAAGATCTTTCAGATTTTAGATTTTTATACAATCAAAATAAAGTAGATGTTAACCGAAAGGTTTCCTTAAAGGCTTATAAAAAGCCTATTTCTGATATTTTGGATTCTTTATTTTCTGAGACAGACATTTATTTTAAAGTAAAGAAAAAACAAATTATCCTTAAAGAAGGAAAACCAAAAGAAAAAAACAATTCTACTAATAATATAATACAGGAAACAATCACAGTTACTGGTACAGTAACAGAAGTAGAAACTGGAATGCCCGTGCCAGCTGCCAATATTTTGGAAAAAGGTACTTCTAATGGGGTTATGACAGATTTTGATGGGAATTATACGATTGACGTGCCCAAGGACGCCATATTGCAAATCAGTTACATAGGATATGGAACCAAAGAAGTTTCTATAAATGGACGTAACGAAATCGATATCGTATTAGAAGCCGATGCGGCAGCTCTGGATGAAGTAGTGTTGGTTGGCTATGGAACACAAAAGATTACAAGTATTACCTCTGCGGTTTCATCCGTAGACGTTGAGGAGTTGGGAGAAGTTACCAGTCCCAATATAGTTGCTGCACTCCAAGGTAGAACCCCCGGTCTATACATAAAAGATGCGGGATACAACCAAGGGATGTCCGTACGGGTTCGAGGAACCACCACAATAGGGAATAATTCACCTTTATATATTGTAGACGGGGTGCCTCAAGATTTATTAAGTGTAGACCCTAATGATATAGAAGCAATCTCTGTGTTAAAGGATGGAGCTGCATCTGCTATTTACGGATCTAGAGCGGCCGCCGGGGTTATCATAGTGCAAACAAAAAGTGGCAAGAACAGAAAGGTAAGTTTTAATTTTGATAGTTATGTGAGTTTTGGAAACCTGACCACTGAACAAAAATCGATTAATTCAATACAATCTGCTACTATTATGAATGAGGCGTCTTTAAATTCAGGGGGTCAAGTCTTATTCTCTCCAGAAGATTTTGCAAAATTTGAATCTGGGACAGACCCCGCCTATCCCAATACGGATTGGAAAGAAGAGTTCTTAAAGACAGAAGTTACTAATAGGTATTTTTTGAGTGCTAGAGGGGGTAACGAAAGAACGTCCTATTATTTTTCACTGGGATACAGAAATGCAGATGGTATAGTCAAGTCTGGGATTGATAATAAACAATATAATATACGGAGCAATTTAAAAACCAAATTACGCGACAATATTGATTTGGATGTGAATCTGAGCTATAGTGTCGCAGATAATACAGCACCCAATGTTAACTCTGGTCTAGACAACATATATCAGCACGTGAACAGTACTGCTCCTTTTGTGCCAGTAAGAAATACCGATGGAGAGTTTGAATTTTTTAATCAAGCTGGTGCGTATGCAAGGGGGTTTTGGAATCCATTATGGGAATTGGAGGCTGGAACTTCAAATACCAAGACCAAAATATTTACTGCAAATTCCAATCTTACATGGGAACTCATGAAAGGGTTAAAGGTAATTGGACGCTATTCCCTTATTTCAAGGACTAGTAGAGCGGTTTCAAGTATCTATAAAAGATCTACTACAGGAGGTCCCTCTTGGTTTTCAGATATAAATAGTTTGGGGCAGACGTGGAGAGACAATAACCAATATAATGCACAAACCTTTATCAGTTACGATAAAGTATTTGATAAACATAGTCTGGGGGTTCTTGCAGGATGGGATGTCCAATTTAATAAGGACTCCTTTATAAGCGCAAGTAGGAGAAGCTTCCAATTTGATAATTTGTTGACGGAATTTGATGCTCCAAACTCTGGGGACAATGATGATATTACAGGTTTAAGCAGTAATACCGGAGAAAATGCCTTGCAATCCGGTGTGGGTAGAATAAGTTATGATTATGATGAAAAATACTTTCTGGAACTGACGGGAAGGTATGATGGATCTTCTATTTTTGCCCCTGAAAACCGCTATGGGTTTTTCCCTTCCGCATCAGCTGGCTGGATGATCAGTAAGGAAGATTTTCTTAGCTCCAACTCAATAGACCAACTTAAATTAAGAGCCTCTTACGGTACAACAGGTAATAATCGGGTTTCGGGCAGCTACTTTTCCACAATAGCTTTTGGGACCTATTATTTTGGAGCAGGTGATATTGTGGAGCCTACGGTAAGTGAAGGGGGCGTTCCCTTTAGAGATTTAAAATGGGAAACCACCAAGACCATTAATTTTGGATTAGACTTCACACTGTATAAAGGGTTGCTTTCGGGTTCTGTAGACTATTACATCAAAGACACAGAAGATATACTATTGCCAAGTCCGGTTCCTGGAACCGTGGGAACAGGAAGAAGTGGCCCGCCAATAAATGCTGGTAATGTTCAGAATAAAGGTATAGAATTGGTCATAAATCATACAAATAGTTTTCCCAATGGACTAAGGTATGGGGTTTCCATCAATACCACTTTTAACAATAATGAAATTACTGAATTGACCGATGCGTTCTCCGAATTTGATACTAATTATCGGGTAGGGGATGCCTTGGGTTCCGTATATGGATATGAGTCGGGTGGAATTTTATCATCACAAGCAGAAGTAGATGCATACAAAGCAGAAGTTACTTCTGGAATAAGTCCCAACACATCTATGGGAGACATTCGCTATATAGATCAAAATAAAGATGGAGTATTAGATTTTGAAGATAATGTGGTTATAGCCGAAACGGTTCCTCAGGTTTACTATGGCGTTAATTTAAATGCGGCGTATAAGAATTTTGATGTACAGGTCTTTTTTCAGGGGACGGCAAAATCTCAAGATTATAGATCTAATGATTTATTTGGTAATTATGCGTGGATACCAGAAGAGGCCACTGATGCATGGAGTGCAACCAATACGGACGGCACCTATCCAAGATTATTACTTTTTGGACAACAAACCTACTCCCAGAATTTCAATACCACTTCAAGTTTTTGGGCGTTCAACTCTTCTTATTTAAGACTAAAGAACTTACAATTGGGATATACGCTCCCAATTAAAGGAGAGAAGTATATTAATAAAGCAAGACTTTATTTCACAGGTACAAATCTATGGACTGTATCCGATTTTAGGCCTGGTTTTGACCCCGAGTCTAGCGGTTTAGGAATACCCCCATTAAAAACTTACTCCTTGGGGGTTAACATTAAATTTTAA
- a CDS encoding FecR family protein, with product MGTEFNVSNYPEDSQINTVLVEGSVKIYTENKKDGKTSSRLLTPGHKAAWSNDNESMIIEKVDVSKYIAWKEGIMKFENIPFCDIRKKLERRFDVEIVNHNQLLDKQVYTATFKEESIEEVLNAFKEDTPFNYKLSNKKIIIKSD from the coding sequence TTGGGTACTGAATTTAATGTTTCTAATTATCCTGAGGATAGCCAAATTAATACCGTTTTAGTTGAAGGTTCGGTAAAAATATACACAGAGAATAAAAAAGATGGTAAAACATCTTCAAGATTACTTACGCCTGGGCATAAAGCTGCCTGGAGCAATGACAATGAGAGTATGATCATAGAAAAGGTAGATGTTTCAAAATACATCGCCTGGAAAGAGGGTATAATGAAATTTGAGAATATACCGTTTTGTGATATAAGGAAAAAATTAGAACGGCGTTTTGACGTGGAAATAGTAAACCACAATCAACTTCTAGACAAGCAGGTATATACAGCTACCTTTAAAGAAGAAAGTATAGAAGAAGTGCTAAACGCATTCAAAGAAGATACTCCTTTCAACTATAAATTGAGCAATAAAAAAATAATAATTAAATCTGATTAA